The Coffea eugenioides isolate CCC68of chromosome 8, Ceug_1.0, whole genome shotgun sequence genome has a segment encoding these proteins:
- the LOC113780653 gene encoding 1-aminocyclopropane-1-carboxylate oxidase homolog, whose protein sequence is MEPQLKHDRAREIKEFRETKAGVKGLVDSGMVRIPRMFVHDEKVLAEYPTNNNLLVPLIDLKDLQYGDHQRKEIVDQIRGALETWGFFQLINHGIPISKLDRLLECQKQFHEQPTEVKSELYSHDPKQSVKFFTTSSLDGNQPTDWRDTFSFRFPEDILDIMVYQQFAEDTLSGLFSEALGLNRDYLSRNGWLKGGRFACHYYPTCPEPHLTLGARQHSDPSFLTILLQDDVGGLQLLHQNQWVDVPPTKGALVVNAGDFMQLISNDKFKSVKHRVLAKSDVPRLSAGCFFNRSSKPIGPLKELLSDTNPPIYREIHLSEYYTDYTSKWTHGTRLIDRFRI, encoded by the exons ATGGAGCCCCAGTTGAAACATGATCGCGCCAGGGAAATCAAAGAATTTCGTGAAACAAAAGCAGGGGTCAAAGGCCTAGTGGATTCCGGGATGGTAAGAATCCCAAGAATGTTCGTCCATGACGAAAAAGTACTAGCTGAATATCCCACCAATAACAATCTCCTGGTCCCTCTGATTGATCTGAAAGATCTTCAATATGGTGATCATCAGCGGAAAGAAATTGTTGATCAGATTCGTGGAGCATTGGAGACATGGGGATTTTTCCAATTGATCAATCATGGAATACCCATTAGTAAACTGGACAGGTTACTAGAATGTCAGAAACAGTTCCATGAACAGCCCACAGAGGTGAAGAGCGAACTTTATTCTCATGATCCAAAGCAAAGTGTGAAATTCTTCACCACTTCGTCTCTAGACGGCAATCAGCCAACCGACTGGCGTGATACGTTTTCATTCAGGTTTCCAGAAGATATATTGGACATCATGGTTTACCAACAATTTGCAG AGGACACTCTCTCCGGTCTATTTTCTGAGGCTCTTGGTCTAAACAGAGACTATCTTTCAAGAAATGGGTGGTTGAAAGGTGGACGGTTTGCTTGTCACTATTACCCAACTTGCCCGGAGCCACACCTAACCCTGGGCGCCAGGCAGCATTCAGACCCGTCATTTCTCACAATACTCCTGCAGGACGACGTTGGTGGCCTCCAACTTCTTCATCAGAACCAGTGGGTGGACGTGCCTCCGACCAAAGGAgctttggttgtaaatgctgGAGACTTCATGCAG CTGATTAGCAATGACAAATTCAAGAGCGTGAAGCACAGAGTACTAGCTAAATCAGATGTCCCGCGACTATCAGCTGGCTGTTTCTTTAATCGGAGTTCGAAACCCATTGGACCGTTGAAGGAACTTCTATCCGACACAAATCCCCCAATATATCGGGAAATTCATCTTTCTGAGTATTATACAGATTACACCTCAAAATGGACGCATGGTACGAGGCTTATTGATCGTTTTAGGATATGA